The Synechococcus sp. MVIR-18-1 region CCTCGGGGATGAATGCCGAAAGCATCCTCATCAGCTTTCTGGGGGGATGCAGCAGCGGGTTGGTCTTGCGCGAGCGCTGGCGCTTGATCCACCAATCTTGCTGATGGACGAGGCCTTTTCCGCGTTGGATCCGTTGATTCGCAGCGACATGCAGGAGTTGCTGTTGGAATTACAGGCTGAGCGGCAACGCACCATCGTTTTTATCTCCCACGACCTTGATGAGGCGATTCGGCTTGGCGATCGGATTGCCCTCATGCAGGACGGCCAAGTGCTGCAATGCGGAACGGCTCAGTCCCTCCTCAGCGACCCGGCCAGTCTTGCCGTGCGTCACTTTTTCCGTGATATCGATTCCGCAGCCGTGTTGGATGTCGCTGCGATTGCTGCAATGCCGAGCTGTCTGTTGGTGAACGCTGCTGGTCCATCCGCTGCCTTGGATGCCTTCGTTGGTGACCCGGTGTACGTCCTCGATGAGAGCAAGCGGTTGCAAGGAGTACGCACGATCTCTAACGGCTGGATTGAGGCTGATCAGCTAGCAACGCTGCGTGCTGGTACGCGGGTTCGTGATGCGATGCCGCTTGTTGCCTCGCTTGCCTATCCACCGCCTGTTGTGGATCGTGAAGGTTGCTTCTTGGGTGTGATTACACCCCGTCTGCTGTTGCGTTCCCTGGAGGTCAACGTTTGACGCTTCAAGCTCTGCCTTTCGGATCTGCATATGGTTTCGCTGCAGTGCATCAAGCCGGAGCCTTAGGCCTCGCTGTTGATGCTGCAGTGGTGTGGTTGCTCACCTACGCACAAGGCCTCTTTGACGTTGTCAATGCAGGAGTCATGGCTCTTGTTGCCTTCGCAGAGACCTTGCTGGCAGCGCCCGCTCCTTGGAGTTTTGCGCTGATCGTGGCTGGTCTTGGCCTCTGGAGAGTGAGCGGTGGATTCGCCTTGTTTGCACTGCTTGGTTTGAACTTGGTGCTGGCGATGGGGCTTTGGGATCCGATGATTTCGACCCTCGCACTGGTGTTGACGGCATCATTCTTGGCCTTGCTGATTGGTCTCCCTCTGGGGGTGCTATCAGCGCGTCTTCAGTCGGTTTGGCGATTGTTACGACCTTGCCTTGACCTCATGCAGACCATGCCGGCTTTTGTGTATTTGATTCCCGCGGTGATGTTGTTCAGCACAGGTGCTGTTCCAGCAATCATCGCCACCTTGGTGTTTGCAATGCCGCCGGTGGTTCGTCTCACCCAGCTCGGGATTCGTCAGGTTCCACTTGATCTCATTGAGGCGGGTCGTGCTTTTGGGTGCAGTGAGTTGCAATTGCTATGGAAGGTGCAGATGCCGAGTGCTTTGCCCACGGTGATGAGTGGCGTCAATCAAACGATCATGCTGGCGTTATCGATGGTGGTGATCGCCTCGATGATTGGTGGAGGCGGCCTGGGTGATGTCGTGCTGCGCGGCATTCAACAGCTGGATGTGGGCCTTGGTTTTGAGGGCGGGATTGCCGTTGTGATTCTCGCTGTGATCCTCGATCGACTCAGTCAGAGCTTGATGCTTGAAGGCGAGAGGACGTTGGAAGCGCGCTCCCGTCGGTGGCGTTCGCTGTGGAGGACACCATGACAGCTCCTCTTTGGCGTCGACGTGCCGTTTTGCTGTCAGGGCTCGGTTTGGCTGCGGCTTCCCTATCCAGCCAAGTGCGCTTGAGCCGGCAGCGCCAGGCTGACGCCACCGCACCTACGTCTTCCACGCAAAAAGGCTTCGCCTCACAATTGGACCCTGAGGGGTCTCAATCGGGCGCAACAGGGCCATTGCGCTTGGGATGGTCTCCATGGGCTGATGCTGAAGTGATGAGCTTGATCGCCCAGCGGGTGATTCAGCAGGCTTACAACCTCCCAGTCGAGCGGGTGATGGCGGATATCGGCATTCAGTACGCCTCTGTAGCAAGAGGCGATCTCGATCTCATGCTGATGGCCTGGTTGCCTTTAACGCACAAGGATTATTGGACGCGCGTGCGTGACAGGGTGCTTGATTTCGGTTCGATGTATTCCGGTCGCCTTGGCTGGGTTGTACCCGATTACGTGGATGCCTCTGAGCTTCGCTCTATCGCTGATTTGCGCAAGCCTGAACTGGCGGCGCGGTTCGACAACACGGTTCAAGGCATTGACCCAGGGTCAGGGCTTAATCAGGCCTCTGAACAGGCGTTGGTGGACTACAACCTGGGTGACATGCGCCTGGTTGCCTCCAGTAGCGCAGCGATGACAGCTGTTCTTGATAAAGCAATTCGAGAGCAACGTTGGGTGGTGGTCACAAGTTGGACTCCGCACTGGATGTTTGCTCGCTACAAGCTCCGCTTCTTGGAAGATCCCCAGCTCGTTTTTGGTGGAGTGGAGTGGATTCATGCCTTAGGTCGAAAGGGTTTGGATCGCGACCATCCAGATCTGGCCGGATTCCTCTCGCGTTTTCAGATCCCTGATCGTGAACTCTCTGATTTGCTTCTCATGGCTAATGAGCGATCGGCCGATGTGGCAGTCGAGGACTACCTCGATCGTCATCCGGCCCGAATTCGCTACTGGACCACTGGAATGATCAGCTGAAAAGCACAAGCTGGTGTCATGCCGCTGCCGCAGGACGTCTTGGTGGACAAGCCATCAGGGGGCGATGGTGATGACGTCGTGGCGTTCTGTTGGGTGCTGTCGTGATGTTGCGTTGCTGGCCTGCTTCGGCAAGGTCTGCTTGTAAGCGTTCGGTGCAACACAGCAACCTCGACCAACTCGGCAGCTGATGGGCCACGGGAGCTGCCATCAATTCCTCCACTCTGGGACGCAACAAGGTGGCGAAGCTCTGGACAGCAAGCTCCTCGCTGTGTCGGTTGTAAGGCAGACGATTAATTGTTGAATCCAAGCCAAACTGCTGAACACGGTCTTCCCCTACCCGTCGGAACAGCACTTCCAGCGTTGGGATCTGGTCTGAAGACAACATCCGACCTTCATGCTCCATGAGTCCACGAAGCACCGTGGCAAAAATTTCACCGGCCATGCGTTGCAGGCCCTCGGAAGGAGCATTGCCAAGTGTTTTGTGCTTGTGATCAAACAGTCCGAGGTCCACTTGGGCGATGCGTCGAGGGGCCACATGGCGATACACCTCCGAAAGCAAGCCGATCTCCAGTCCCCAGTCGGAAGGAATGCGCAAATTCATGGCCAGATCTCTGGTGAACGCGAACTCGCCGGCTAACGGGTAGCGAAAGGATTGGAGATAGCGCAGATAAGGCATTGGGCCAAAGATCTGCTCCAGGCTGGTGAGCAGTGGACCTACGAAAAGGCGTGTTGCTCTTCCATGGAGCGTCTGGGTTTCGAGCGAAAGGCGGCTGTAGAACGCTTTCACATAGGCCACACCAAGCGAGGGATCGAGTAACGGTCGCAGCATTCTTTGGGGGTAGGCCGGTGAAAAGGTGCGAATGTCGGCATCGAAGAGTCCAACGATCTCAGCGTTTCTGCAAGCCACACCAAGCCCTTGCCAAACAGCCCAGCCTTTCCCAGGTGGTCCGGTCACATTGAGGCCAAGGGTCTGAAGTGACTGCAGTGATTCGGCAACGGCGGGGCCATTGGTCCAGTGCACTCTCACCGGAAATGGCATACCCGAAAAGAACGCTTCCGCTGCAGCGACGTCTTCGCTGGTTTCCGCTGACAGCGCGATCACGAGTTCTTCCAGGCCGCTTAGTTCTGCCAGAACCTCACGGATCAGTCCGAGTGCAGGACGGCTGAATTCCTCCATGAGGCATGGGATCAGCAAGGAGGTTGGCCGTTGCTTCAGCTGACGCCGAAAGTCTGGGAGGTCCAGCTTGCCGAGTCCGTAATCATGAATCGTGGCGATTAATCCCTGCTGAAAATCCATGCGGTGATCAATGCGACAACAATTTGCGGAGCTCTGTTCCATACCTGTTGCACTTGGCAAAGGCACGGTGTCGAAGCAGTTAATGGCGCATGAGGGGTTGCCATCGCTTCTAAAGGAGCTCTACGAGCATCATTCTTCGGAGGATCTCAATCTGCTGTCGTCGCAATTGCTGCATTCCGAGCAGTCCGCGTCAGAGATTGCCGTTTCAGAGTCGCTCGATGATGGGAGTACGGATGCAACGGCAACGGGTGCGCGTTGGGATTCCTCGAGTTGTGTGTTAATTGCCTACGCCGATACGGTGAGCGCCAAGGATCAGCCTGGGCTTCGTTGTTTGCAGGCCCTCCTCCAGAAGCATTTCAACGGGATCTCATCGGTCGTGCACGTTTTGCCCTTCTTGCGCGCAACCAGTGATGGAGGTTTTGCTGTTGCCAGTCATGAGGAGATTGAGCAACGCTTCGGCGATTGGAATGACTTGGCCGCGTTAGCGGAAGGTCGCCAGTTGATGGCTGATCTGGTTCTTAATCACATTTCAGCGTCTCACCCCTGGGTGCGGGCTTTTCTGAAAGGAGAACAGCCTGGCGCTCAATGTGTGTTGGCAGCTGCTCCCAACCCTTGTTGGGACAACGTGGTGCGTCCACGTAGCTCGGCTCTTTTCACCACTCTGGCGACAGATCGGGGCCCCGAAACGGTCTGGACCACGTTTGGACCCGATCAAGTGGATGTGAACTGGCGAGAGCCTGAAGTGTTGCTTGGATTCACACGCCTCCTCGATCTTTTTGTCAGTTATGGCGTCCAATGGTTGCGCCTTGATGCCGTGGGGTTTGTTTGGAAACAGCCTTCCAGTGACTGCATCCATCAGCCGCAGGCCCACCGGTTGGTTGAAGTGTTGCGTCTTCTCTTGGAGTCGCGATGTCCTCAAGGAGTGGTGGTAACGGAAACGAATGTTCCCGAGCAGGAAAATCTGTCTTATTTGGCCACTGGATCCGAAGCTCACCTCGCCTACAACTTCCCTTTACCCCCGCTGGTCCTCGAGGCCTGTCTCAGTCGTCGTGCTGATCTGTTGAACAACTGGCTGGCGCGTTGGCCCCAGCTCCCTCAGCAGACAGGGCTGCTCAATTTCACGGCCTGTCATGACGGGATTGGCTTGCGGCCACTCGAGGGTTTGATGGAATCGGAGCGTTTGCTCCAGTTGCTGCAGCAATGCGAGCAGCGGGGTGGTTTGGTGAGTCACCGGCGCTTGGCCGATGGTCTGGAGGTTCCCTATGAAATCAATATCAGCTGGTGGAGTGCCATGGCGGCTCCTGGGCGGGATCCATCACACCATCAACGAGCGCGTTTTTTGTTGACGCAGTTGCTGCTGCTTGCGTTGCCCGGTGTGCCTGCGTTCTATCTGCCGGCTTTACTGGCAACCCCGAATGACAATGCTCGCTTTCGTATCAGCGGTCATCGCCGCGATCTCAATCGTCCTCAGTTTCAACTCGACCGTTTAGAGCGATTATTGGCTGATTCCGAAAGCGATACCAGTCAGGTGGTGGTGTCACTGCAACAAGCGATGGCTGTTCGTCGTGGGCTGGCGGCCTTAGATCCCTTTGCCCCAATGACGGTCCTGAGCGAAGGCCGCTCTGATCTCGTGATTCTGCAAAGGGGAGAAGGGGCAAGCACTCTGTTTGCGGTTCACAATTTCAGTGATGTCCGCCTCAGTTTCCCGTTGAGCTCCCTTGCTGATTCCACAGAATCTGGTTGGCATGACGTGTTGAACGGGCATTCTCTTGTTGCGGGCCAAACGGCTCTCGAGCTTGAGCCGTTTGCTGTGCATTGGTTGATTCGATGAATAAAACAGATGCTCTCCCCTCAATTCCCTGGTGGGTTGTGACCGATCTCGATGGGACCCTCATGGACCATGCCTACAACTGGGAGCCTGCACGGGAGGCGATCCGTGGCTTGCAGCTGCAGGGCATTCCCGTGATTCCGTGTACGAGCAAAACGGCTGAGGAGGTGAAAAGTTTTAGGGCTGCAGCTGGGTTGAAGGATCCGTTCATCGTTGAAAACGGAGGTGCTGTGCATGGGGAAACCAGTGATGGCGAGTTATGGGAACTTGCGCTGGGATGCCCTGTTGCGGAGCTTCGCCCGGTTTTGCAAGAGCTTGCGCAGCTGCTCAGTGAGCCGTTGCAACCGATTGATGCGCTTTCGGATCAAGAGGCCTTGGACTTTCTTGGCCTGCAGGGCGAAGCGCTGCAGTTGGCGTGCAAGAGGCGTTGGAGTTTGCCCTTTGTGCCCCCTTCTGCGTCAGCGCGGCAACGGTTGCCAGACCTCGCCAACCGGCTTGGTTTCGCTGTTGTACAGGGCAACCGTATGGGTCACCTACTCGGCGCAGAGGTCAGCAAGGGTCGAGCCCTTGAGGTCTTGAAGCAGCGCAATGGTGGCTCCCCCGTGCGGGTGCTCGCATTGGGTGACTCTCCCAATGACCAGCCCCTCCTCGAGGCTGGTGATCTCTCAGTCGTTGTGCCTGGTGCGAATGGTCCCCATCCGATCTTTGCCGACGCCCTTGCTCAAGGCCGCTACCAGTTGGCGCCTGCTTGCCATGCGCAGGGCTGGGCAGAGGCGGTGTTTGAGCACGTCCTCAACGCACAATGCTGATGCTGAATCCTTCACTCTTTTCTTTAAAGACCCAGTGAAGATCTGCCTTGAACGGGAGCAGACTTGATCAGAGACATGATCGAGGACGGATGACAGCGATTCAATGCCAATACACCGGTGACTTGCATTGCACGGCTCAGCACGGACCCTCGGGCACCGTCCTCAAGACCGATGCGCCCACTGATCATGATGGCCTTGGCGAAAGTTTTTCGCCGACTGACCTGTTGGCGACAGCCCTTGGAACATGCATCTTGACGATCATGGGGATCGCCGCACGCCGCCGCGGCTGGGACCTCGTTGATGCCAACGTCAGCGTTGAAAAAACAATGACGACCGAGGGACCGCGCCGCATTGAAAGCCTTCAAGCTCAGATCAGCCTCCCTGTTTCTCTTAGTCAGGAACAAAAGGCCTTGTTGAAGCGGGTCGCGAATGATTGCCCTGTGAAACGAAACCTCGACGCTTCAATCACGATTGATTTGATCTGGAGCGACGCAAGTTCTACGGCTCTCTAGTTGTTTTATCAACGCCATTCAGGCGAGGAGATTTTGATGAGACTTCAATTCATACCTATTCATGTCTTTCGTGAAACACCGTCTGTCACCTTTTTTGATGCAGGAGTGCCTGGTACCAATGGAACAGATGTTGTGTTCCACAGGGGTGCAGCGACATCACCACCCGATGTGAATGGATTTGAGCAGTACTACGTCCATCAGCATCAAGTGGATCACAATTTGGTGCTCGAGGGGCAGCGCACCTTCGTCCTTTTAAATCCTGCATGGGATCAGTCCCATCACGTCATTCATTTGATCCGCGAGATGGGTGCGCTTCAGATACCGGTAGGGACCTATCACCGCTCAACGTCTGGTGAAACAGGAAGCATGGTGTTGAACCAATCGCTGCGTGATCCCCAGTTTGATTTCAAGACGGAGTTCATTCCCGTGAGTTTGGAGGGTCGAGAAGATCTTCGACAGGCACAAGCCTCTGTTCCATGGGTATGGAGTTGGAAAGACGGCCACATTTGCCGTTTTCATTGATCTAATTGCTCTGGCGTAAGTCTTGTGATCGTTTTTTCTGTGTTGTTGAGGAAGAAAGGAAGGCACAAAAAAGCCCCCTCTGTGAGGAGGGGGCTTTCTAGTTCAGTTGATCTGAACTTTGAAGGGGTTCCAGATCAACCGATTGCAGGTGCTTGAAGTGCCACAGGTGTGGACTCAGCAGCTGCCAGGTCGAGGGGGAAGTTATGAGCGTTGCGCTCGTGCATCACTTCCATACCAAGTCCAGCTCTGTTAAGAACGTCGGCCCAGGTGTTCAGGACGCGGCCCTGACCATCAAGGATTGACTGGTTGAAGTTGAAGCCGTTCAAGTTGAAGGCCATGGTTGACACGCCAAGGGCGGTGAACCAGATGCCGACCACAGGCCAGGCTGCAAGGAAGAAGTGAAGGCTACGGCTGTTGTTGAACGAGGCGTATTGGAAGATCAGGCGACCGAAGTAGCCGTGAGCAGCCACGATGTTGTACGTCTCTTCTTCTTGGCCGAACTTATAGCCGTAGTTCTGGGACTCGGTCTCGGTTGTTTCACGAACCAAGGATGAGGTCACCAATGAACCGTGCATGGCGGAGAACAGTGAACCACCGAAGACACCAGCCACTCCAAGCATGTGGAAGGGGTGCATCAGGATGTTGTGCTCAGCCTGGAAGACCAACATGTAGTTGAAGGTTCCAGAGATGCCCAAAGGCATGGCGTCAGAGAAAGAACCCTGACCGAAGGGGTAGACCAGGAACACTGCAGATGCAGCAGCAACAGGTGCGCTGTATGCAACACAGATCCAAGGGCGCATGCCCAAGCGGTAGGAAAGTTCCCACTCACGTCCCATATAGGCGTAGATGCCGATCAGGAAGTGGAAGACAACCAGTTGGAAAGGACCGCCGTTGTAGAGCCACTCGTCGAGTGAGGCAGCTTCCCAGATTGGGTAGAAGTGCAAGCCAATGGCGTTGCTGGAAGGAACAACAGCACCAGAGATGATGTTGTTGCCATACATCAGTGAACCTGCAACAGGCTCGCGGATGCCGTCGATATCAACCGGAGGAGCGGCGATAAAAGCAACGATGAAGCAAGTGGTAGCGGCAAGCAGTGTGGGGATCATCAACACACCGAACCAACCGACATAAAGACGGTTGTTGGTGGAGGTGACCCACTCACAGAACTGCTGCCAGCCGTTAGCGCCGGAGCGCTGCTGGATGGTGGTAGTCATGAGAACGGAAAAGAAGGTCTCGCAAGGAGACGGTTACGGAAGGGCAGGACGCCCTGCCGGATGCATTGTAAAGCAAGTTTGCGGTTTGTAACCACTTATTCATGCGGTAATCCTTAAGCCCGCTGCCGGGCGTTGCAGCAGATGCAGTTGTTAGCGTCCGCAAATGAGCAACGCAGTGCCAATAAAGACTTCAAGGGCAGCAGGCGAAAGAGTCCTGTTTGTGCGCTTGCCATGCAATCCGATCTTCCCGATTGGCCCGATTTATTTGGCTGATCACCTGCACAAGTCTTTTCCGGAATTGCCTCAGCGCATTCTTGATTTGGCAGCCCTGCCGGTTCTTGATGTTGAGGGTGTTCTGCTCAATGTGGTGGACCAGTTTCAGCCCACGCTGCTCGTGTTCTCCTGGAGAGACATCCAGATTTACGCACCTGTGGATGGCAGGGGTGGCAACCCGCTTCAAAACTCTTTTGAAGTTTTTTACGCACGCAATCCTTTAAAGCGGATCAAAGGGGCCTTGGGCGGATTGCGCTTGATGACCAGTCATTACGGCGAGCTTCATCGCAATCAAAAATTGGTGCGCCATGGTTTGAAAAGGGCGCGTCGCCATCGTCCCGAGGCTCGTGCTGTTCTTGGTGGAGGAGCAGTCAGCGTCTTTTATGAACAGCTGGGCCGGTCCTTGCCCAAAGGCACCATCATTTCAATTGGTGAGGGTGAACCGCTTTTAGAAAAGCTTCTGGCTCAACAGCCACTTGATGGAGAGCGTTGTTTTGTGGTGGGGGAGGCGCCTCGCCCGGGTTTGATTCACGAGCAACCCGAGAGCAGGCCCAAAACTGCGTGTGATTACAACTACATCTCTTCCATCTGGCCACAGCTGGATTGGTACTTGGAGGGTGGAGACTTTTACGTTGGCGTTCAAACCAAACGAGGTTGTCCCCACAACTGTTGTTATTGCGTTTACACCGTTGTCGAAGGCAAGCAAGTTCGGGTGAATCCTGTGCAGGAGGTTGTCGCTGAAATGCGTCAGCTTTACGACCGTGGAGTGCGTGGCTTCTGGTTTACCGATGCTCAGTTCATCCCAGCTCGCAAATACATCGAGGATGCCAAGGAGCTGTTGCGCGCGATCAAGGCTGAAGGTCTAACGGGGATTCGTTGGGCGGCCTATATCCGAGCCGACAACTTAGATCCTGAGTTGGCTCAGTTGATGGTTGAAACGGGCATGAGTTATTTCGAAATTGGCATTACCTCAGGGTCTCAGGAGCTCGTGCGCAAGATGCGCATGGGGTACAACCTGCGCACTGTTTTGGACAGTTGCCGGATGCTTGCCGAGGCGGGCTTCCGTGATCACGTGTCGGTGAATTACTCCTTCAACGTGATTGATGAGCGGCCGGAAACGATTCGGCAAACCGTGGCATATCACCGTGAACTTGAAGCAATTTTTGGTGAAGATCTGGTGGAGCCTGCCATTTTCTTCATCGGCCTACAGCCGCATACGCATCTTGAGCAATACGGCTTCGATCAAGGCCTGATCAAGCCTGGCTACAACCCGATGAGCATGATGCCTTGGACGGCTCGCAAGCTTCTCTGGAATCCTGAGCCGATGGGCAGCACGTTTGGCCGGATTTGCCTTGAAGCGTTTGATCGTGATCCCAGTCGTTTTGGCAAAACGGTGATGGGACTTCTGGAACGCGACTACGGCACAGCTCCACTTGAAGAAGCCTTGCGAGCACCGGTTGAAGGCCGCAAGGCTTTGGCGACGGCGACCCGCTAGTTCAGTTCCACCAGCGGCGACGCACCAGAATTAATCCCGCCAGCCCGACCCAGCCCAGGAGACCTCCGATCGGGTTGGGATTGGCCCCGCCGGGACCCAAGAGCCAAACCGGCCCTGTCGCCGGCACGCTGATCAGGCCGGATTGCAAGGCAAACCAGCCCCCGACCAGTCCGCCGTGAAGTCCAACCGATCCCCAGAGCGCACCTTGATCGGCACGCCGTTGCAGGGCTAATGCCAGCCCCAAGAGAGTCAGCCCTACCAGCAGACCAATCGCTTCGATCGCGGGCAACTGATACCAGGGATGCACCAGAGCAAAGAAGGCGGCCTGCAAGCCAATGGCCCGTTGACGGCCTCCCAGCAGCTCCAATTCACCCCAGAGCCAACCACGAAAAAGCAGCTCCTCAGCGAATCCCGCCCCCACCAGTAGGGCGACGGCATTAAGGAGTTGCCCGGCTGTGAGTTGCCCCTGCCATTGGCTTTGGCCGCTGAGCAGTAGGACCACAACCACGCCAAAAAGAAGAGCAGCTGCCTTAAGGAATCCACGAAGGAAGGCGCGTAGACCCGCGGCGGTAGGGACGACAATCCCCAGCTCTTGCCAGGGATGCTCGACGCCCCAGCTCCGTCGCAAGCGCCAAGGGAGGGTGAGCAACAGCAGCAGCAACGCCACCACCACTCCGGCCAGGTTCACCTGGTCCGGGCGCCATTGGGGGAAGATCAGCGCCAGAGGTCGTGCGCTCAGCCAACCCAGCCCGTAGAGCACCGGTACATAAAAAAGCGTTCCCCACCAGTGCAACGTTGTTCTGGTGGGGGTCTGCATCACTCTTCTGGTTCGATGGTGCTGGTCAGGCCCTTGTTCTTCAAGGTTTCGCAGTAAAACTCTGCAGGCTCAATGTCGCAAACGATCACCAGGCCTACCCCCGTGTTGTGCGTTTCCAGCATCACGGCCATCGCGTCTTGCTCACTGAGCTGGGGAACCACCTGCTGAAGCGTGACGACGACGTACTCCATGCTGTTGACAGGGTCGTTGTGAAGCAAAACCTTGTAGCGGGGCGATGTCTTACGCACCCGCTCGGTTTGCTTGTCAAGAACCGCTGCCCCACCGGGGCTACGGCTGGGTGTATCCACCATTGCCACTGATTCCCATTAGCTCCAATCTAGGAGTGATCAGGTCATAGGTTGCGAATGCGGGCCATGGCTTCGTCCACATTGCTACGGCTGTTGAAGGCAGAAAGGCGGAAATAGCCCTCTCCTGCAGCACCGAAGCCACTCCCTGGGGTCCCCACCACGTTGGCCTTCTGAAGGAGGTGATCGAAGAAGCTCCAGGAGTCCATTCCGGAAGGTGTTTTCAGCCACACATAAGGGGCGTGCTCACCGCCATGCACTTCGATTCCTGCAGCGCTGAGCTCGCGCCGGATAATGGCGGCGTTCTCCATGTAGAAGCTCACGAGTGCCTTCACTTCCTGTTGCCCAGCAGCGGAATACACCGCTTCTGCGCCGCGCTGAATGATGTAGCTCACGCCGTTGAACTTGGTGCTCTGCCGACGGTTCCAAAGGCCCCAAAGCTCCACTTCTGAACCATCGTCGGCTTTGCCCTTGAGCCCTTTGGGCACAACGGTTAAGGCGCAGCGGGTGCCTGTGAATCCGGCGTTTTTGGAGAAGGAGCGGAATTCGATCGCACAGTCGCGAGCACCCTCGATCTCATAGATGGAATGGGGCAGCTCGGGATCTTGAATGAACGCCTCGTACGCGGCATCAAACAGGATCAAGGCCTTGTTGGCACGGGCGTAGTCGACCCATTCCTTCAGTTGGGCCTTCGTTGCGACAGCGCCGGTGGGGTTATTGGGGTAACAGAGGTAGATCAGGTCAACAGGTTCACTGGGAATCTGTGCTGCAAACCCGTTGTCTGCGCTGATCGGCAGGTAGGTCAGGCCGCCATAACGGCCGTCATCGCCAGACTCGCCTGTGCGGCCAGCCAT contains the following coding sequences:
- a CDS encoding photosystem II high light acclimation radical SAM protein → MSNAVPIKTSRAAGERVLFVRLPCNPIFPIGPIYLADHLHKSFPELPQRILDLAALPVLDVEGVLLNVVDQFQPTLLVFSWRDIQIYAPVDGRGGNPLQNSFEVFYARNPLKRIKGALGGLRLMTSHYGELHRNQKLVRHGLKRARRHRPEARAVLGGGAVSVFYEQLGRSLPKGTIISIGEGEPLLEKLLAQQPLDGERCFVVGEAPRPGLIHEQPESRPKTACDYNYISSIWPQLDWYLEGGDFYVGVQTKRGCPHNCCYCVYTVVEGKQVRVNPVQEVVAEMRQLYDRGVRGFWFTDAQFIPARKYIEDAKELLRAIKAEGLTGIRWAAYIRADNLDPELAQLMVETGMSYFEIGITSGSQELVRKMRMGYNLRTVLDSCRMLAEAGFRDHVSVNYSFNVIDERPETIRQTVAYHRELEAIFGEDLVEPAIFFIGLQPHTHLEQYGFDQGLIKPGYNPMSMMPWTARKLLWNPEPMGSTFGRICLEAFDRDPSRFGKTVMGLLERDYGTAPLEEALRAPVEGRKALATATR
- a CDS encoding CPBP family intramembrane glutamic endopeptidase, which produces MQTPTRTTLHWWGTLFYVPVLYGLGWLSARPLALIFPQWRPDQVNLAGVVVALLLLLLTLPWRLRRSWGVEHPWQELGIVVPTAAGLRAFLRGFLKAAALLFGVVVVLLLSGQSQWQGQLTAGQLLNAVALLVGAGFAEELLFRGWLWGELELLGGRQRAIGLQAAFFALVHPWYQLPAIEAIGLLVGLTLLGLALALQRRADQGALWGSVGLHGGLVGGWFALQSGLISVPATGPVWLLGPGGANPNPIGGLLGWVGLAGLILVRRRWWN
- the clpS gene encoding ATP-dependent Clp protease adapter ClpS: MVDTPSRSPGGAAVLDKQTERVRKTSPRYKVLLHNDPVNSMEYVVVTLQQVVPQLSEQDAMAVMLETHNTGVGLVIVCDIEPAEFYCETLKNKGLTSTIEPEE
- a CDS encoding LL-diaminopimelate aminotransferase; protein product: MVKVNGNYLKLKAGYLFPEIGRRVKAFSSANPEAQLIRLGIGDVTEPLPQACRDAMKSAIDEMGTAEGFHGYGPEQGYGWLREAIARDDFQARGCEISAEEIFVSDGSKCDSSNILDILGSGNRIAVTDPVYPVYVDSNVMAGRTGESGDDGRYGGLTYLPISADNGFAAQIPSEPVDLIYLCYPNNPTGAVATKAQLKEWVDYARANKALILFDAAYEAFIQDPELPHSIYEIEGARDCAIEFRSFSKNAGFTGTRCALTVVPKGLKGKADDGSEVELWGLWNRRQSTKFNGVSYIIQRGAEAVYSAAGQQEVKALVSFYMENAAIIRRELSAAGIEVHGGEHAPYVWLKTPSGMDSWSFFDHLLQKANVVGTPGSGFGAAGEGYFRLSAFNSRSNVDEAMARIRNL